In Populus trichocarpa isolate Nisqually-1 chromosome 16, P.trichocarpa_v4.1, whole genome shotgun sequence, a genomic segment contains:
- the LOC7467582 gene encoding protein SLOW GREEN 1, chloroplastic, with translation MESVAKLHCRHQPFNLSLNPHRPSFPKPIISLSFKTPPPSSSSPFKLSSTSIRASSSSSSRITPLNKNLGTIIKITSITLTAAAALFFTRLNIKPAIASPLTASSTVDPTEESSKENVSYEEQERALQDYLSQNPNDIEALRSLMEVRIKSKKLVEAIEVVDRLIELEPNEDEWPLLKSQIYTYSGDFESAKDGFEAILKKDPLRVEAYHGLVMANSESGGSLEVVLKRIESAMDKCKKEKKTSDLRDFKLLVAQVRVMEEKYLDALKVYEELVKEEPRDFRPYLCQGIIYTLLRKKDEAEKKFEQFKKLVPKNHPYREYLVDNMFATKFFSDKVERERS, from the coding sequence ATGGAGTCAGTTGCTAAACTGCACTGCCGTCACCAACCCTTCAACCTCTCACTCAATCCCCACCGTCCATCATTTCCAAAACCCATCATTTCCCTCTCCTTCAAAACCCCACCTCCCTCATCATCGTCACCCTTCAAACTCTCCTCTACCTCCATCagagcctcctcctcctcctcctcccgcATCACCCCACTCAATAAAAACCTTGGCACCATCATCAAAATCACTTCAATCACTCTCACCGCGGCAGCCGCTTTATTCTTCACTCGCCTCAATATCAAACCAGCAATCGCCTCCCCGCTTACCGCGTCATCCACAGTAGACCCCACAGAGGAATCTTCGAAAGAAAATGTTTCGTATGAAGAACAAGAGAGAGCTCTTCAAGATTATCTGTCTCAAAACCCCAATGATATTGAAGCTCTACGGTCTCTCATGGAGGTGAGGATCAAATCAAAGAAACTTGTTGAAGCAATTGAAGTTGTTGATCGATTAATCGAGCTGGAGCCAAATGAAGATGAATGgccattgttgaaatcacaaATTTACACTTACAGTGGAGATTTTGAGTCTGCTAAAGATGGGTTTGAAgcgattttaaaaaaagatccaCTTCGCGTGGAGGCTTATCACGGCCTTGTAATGGCGAATTCGGAATCCGGTGGTTCCTTGGAAGTTGTGTTGAAAAGAATAGAGAGTGCAATGgataaatgtaaaaaagaaaagaagacttcGGATTTGCGGGATTTTAAGTTGTTGGTTGCGCAAGTTAGAGTAATGGAGGAGAAGTATCTTGATGCATTGAAGGTTTATGAGGAGTTGGTGAAAGAGGAACCGAGGGATTTTAGGCCGTATTTGTGTCAAGGGATCATTTATACTTTGTTAAGGAAGAAAGATGAAGCGGAGAAAAAGTTTGAGCAGTTTAAAAAGCTTGTTCCGAAGAATCATCCTTATAGGGAGTATTTGGTTGATAATATGTTTGCTACTAAGTTCTTTTCGGACAAGGTAGAGAGGGAGAGGAGTTGA